The Oryctolagus cuniculus chromosome 4, mOryCun1.1, whole genome shotgun sequence genomic sequence CTCATCATAGACCCCAGCCTCAAGCCCGGTGAGCTGGCCCCTGGCTGGAAGCAGTATCTGGAACAGCACGCCTCAGGCAGGTGAGAGGCCTGGTGGGGAGGAGGCCTGCGGGCAGCCCCTGGATTATGACCCCGGGCACCTTCCAAGGAAGGGGGGACAAAGCCAGGAAGTCTCATTCTCAGgtgagagagcagagaaagaatttccaggtagttacagagagaggaggagagacacagagagagatcttccacccactggttcactccccagagtgcTGCACCAGCCAGTGTTGggcaaggtggaagccaggagccaggggcttcatctgagtcttccatgtgggtgtcaggggcccaaacattcaggccatcttcgctgctttcctaggccatttgcagggagtgggatcagaaatggagcagttagaGCATgcatgggtgcccatatgggaggccggcatcaTAGGGGATGGCTTTACCTGCATACCACAGGGCCAGACccactggttccagtcttgggTGGACCAGACTCCCTGGGTGACCCAGGGCAAGTTAATTCCAGGCCTCAGTTTTCCACACTAAATGAAGAACAGTAATCGCCTCAATGACCCTGCAATCTTCAACATTTAAAGACTGGTGGGAACTGAGGGGTGGGGACTATGAGGTCCACTGGAGAAAGCctcctggggtgggaggtgggactgTGTTCAAATCTAGGGTCTGTCTGTTCAGTCAATTCAATCCAATTTGATGCAAGAACATGTCTTGACACTTGCTATGTGCTAGAAACTAGCTCTACAATTAACCAGCTCTTTCAAATTGGCAAAGTCCCTTTCCTCCTCTGGCTCTGTTTTACCATTTGCAAAAACAGGCAGTGATCTTTAGATGAGCAATCAGATTTCTCCCAATTCTCATCTCCAGGTCTGTGACAGGAAGGCTGAGCTTGGAGCACAGTCTTGGCGGCCAGGCCCCACACTGTGGAGGAGCTGTGCACCTCCTAcatgtccctccctctcctggcctGTGAGCTGGGACTGGGAGCACAGAAttccctgccccagctgcctcAAGCCTTCCCACAGGGTCAGTACAACCCTCTTCTCTGGGCCTTTGGATTCAAGGGAGGCCAATGAGTGGCTGTGTTCtaggggtgtggctgggacttggaCACCCAGAGTGGGCGGTTCACATGTGGATGGGTGTGGAGCCCCTTGTGGTGTCGAGGGTGGGAACCGAGGGAGGAAGACCATGCACTCTTGCTCCAagacctgggtggcagcaggagtggggaaggggtggggagggggtctgCTTGGGGGAGGGGAATGACTCTGGGTTGACCAATTTAAAGAGATGTAGCAGGAGGGGCCTGGAAGCATGAGGACTCTCAGCTGGCTGGTGGGAGCACAGAAGGACACCGGGCGAGGACTCAGGAGTCTAGGGGCTGAGCGCAACAGGTTCACTACTCCTCTTGTCTCAGGTCCAGCTGgtccagttcctggctctcagctggcCTCAGGCAGGGCTAGAGAACTCCTCTCATGCTCATCTGGGGGACAGGCTCACTCTACCTTTATGCCTTTGGATGCATTCGCCCTGGTGTCCTTGCGGTTCTGGtgcagcacagggctggggttgggggaacCCCTTCCCGGCTCAGGACCCATCAGGATCCTGTGCCTTGCCAGCCCCACCTGTGCTCACGCTGTCAGATCTCTCCAGGGCTTGAGGCTGGCTTGGATTCATGAGTCCCACAGCCCGGGCCCAGCAGTGTTTGGCATACAGCAGGGGCTGAGTGGGAGCTACTGTACAGAATGGAGTTTCTCATCAGAGGTCTATCAAGGACATCATACATTGGATCCAGAGAGGGCCAGTGATGAGAGCTGGCTCCATCCAGTACATATCCCCCCTGCCTCTGATGCCtctgtgtgtgacaggggcctGGGAAGTTATCTCAGACTCAGCGCTCTGTCAATGAAGGTGtgtgaagaaggggatgggatgGGTTGGTTAATGAGCCCTAATCATTTACCTTCACGCTTCCTGAAGTTGCGGCTCTTGGGATCCAGGTTGGACAAAGCAGCCTGTGTATACAGAAGTGTGttttaggggtgtgtgtgttgggggggaggtGGGGACTGGGATCCACTTTTCCTATTCCCTCTGCAGGCTGAGTGGGATCTAAGGGTGATCTGTCAAGGGACAGAGAATTGTTCTTTGTGAAGATGTAAGGATCACACCCAGTAGTCATTCACAAGCCTGTCTGCCATGCATCCTCTCATCACCAGTGGTTTACTGTggacccactgtgtgccaggatGTGTGCTTGTCACAGCTAGATGCAAGGTGCACACATCAGATGGGGCAGAGCATGCCCCTTATTAGAGCCACTGAAGGGTGAGCAGTCAGTCGCCATCACACCGCATTTTACAAGGCTATAAATGAGGACCCCAGACCAGAAGCGGCCCTGGGCACTATCCAGGTGCAGTCCCGAGTGCATCTGGCTTGCGGGGAGCTGAGCctgggagggctgcaggaggcCCGCTCCGGGCACTGCTGGGTGCCAGGTGGCTCCACTGCCGGGCTCTTGAGGAGACTGCTGGGGTCCCAGGGGTGCTCGCCAGGAGGAGGCCGGAGCTAACGCACCCACAGGGCAGTAAACACTCCGCCTCCACTTCCAGGCCTCGCCTCTGTGGCCTCCCCAGGGAGGACTGTCGCTGGGAGGCgacacctcccccacccctccttcccctgcccgcAGGTTCCACTGCTCCTGGTGCTGGCACACCTGGCAGTCGCCCCACGTGGTCATCCTCTTCCACATGCACCTGGACCGCGCCCAGCGGGTGGGCTCGGTGCGCATGCGTGTTTTCAAGCAGCTGTGCTATGAGTGCGGCACGGCGCGGCTGGACGAGTCGAGCATGCTGGAGGAGAACATCGAGGGCCTGGTGGACAACCTCATCACCAGCCTGCGCGAGCAGTGCTACGGCGAGGACGGCGGCCAGTACCGCATCCACGTGGCCGGCCGCCCAGAGGGCGGACAGCACCGCAGCGAGTTCTGCGAGGCCTGCCTGGAGGGCATCATGCACTGGAAGCCCAGCGAGAAGCTGCTGGAGGAGGAGGCCACCACCTACTCGCTCCCGGATGCCTCCAAGCTGGGGGCCCCGGGGAGCTTGGGCTACAACTTCTTCTCCCTTCGCTGGTGCCTTTTCTGGGCCTCCCTCTTCCTGCTCGTGGTCTACCTGCAGTTCTCCTTCCGCAGCTCTGCCTTCCTTTAAAGTGGGGCTGAGCGGGGCTGCGGGAGGCCAAGGTGTGGGCCTGATTCTGCTGAGAGTCCATGTTTGACCCTGGACAGTTCACCCGCCGCTCTGGGCCTC encodes the following:
- the RTP2 gene encoding receptor-transporting protein 2; protein product: MSASLTICEWKKVFYEKMEVAKPADSWELIIDPSLKPGELAPGWKQYLEQHASGRFHCSWCWHTWQSPHVVILFHMHLDRAQRVGSVRMRVFKQLCYECGTARLDESSMLEENIEGLVDNLITSLREQCYGEDGGQYRIHVAGRPEGGQHRSEFCEACLEGIMHWKPSEKLLEEEATTYSLPDASKLGAPGSLGYNFFSLRWCLFWASLFLLVVYLQFSFRSSAFL